The Janthinobacterium lividum genome has a window encoding:
- a CDS encoding acyltransferase — protein MSDFFSTLASRARKEKFAIDPDVPKAYLLRFFSGKVIDLLRGILVFRRLNARIFVGKKTEILCASKIHTGRFIKFSSQCYVDALSRNGIHLGDNFSLGRGASIECTGSLATLGKGFSAGNNVGIGSFSFLGCAGGISIGNDTILGNFVSMHSENHNFESSGIPIRLQGVTQQGIRIGNNCWIGAKATILDGADIGDNTVIAAGAVVTAGKYEGNAVYGGVPARKLKSLIA, from the coding sequence ATGAGTGATTTTTTTTCAACGCTGGCGTCACGCGCAAGAAAAGAGAAATTCGCCATCGATCCTGACGTTCCCAAGGCCTATCTACTGCGTTTTTTCTCTGGCAAGGTCATTGACCTCTTGCGCGGGATTCTCGTGTTTCGACGCCTGAACGCGCGCATTTTCGTCGGCAAGAAGACAGAGATTTTGTGTGCATCGAAAATCCATACTGGCCGCTTCATCAAATTTTCGTCCCAATGCTATGTGGATGCACTGTCGCGCAATGGAATTCATCTGGGGGATAACTTTTCCCTAGGACGTGGTGCATCCATTGAATGCACCGGATCGCTGGCAACCTTGGGCAAGGGTTTCTCCGCAGGAAATAATGTAGGAATTGGCTCCTTCAGTTTCCTTGGCTGTGCGGGCGGCATTAGCATCGGCAATGACACCATACTGGGCAATTTTGTCAGCATGCATTCTGAAAATCACAATTTTGAGAGCAGCGGCATCCCCATCCGTCTGCAAGGCGTCACTCAGCAAGGCATACGCATAGGGAACAACTGCTGGATCGGCGCCAAGGCCACCATCCTGGATGGTGCTGACATTGGCGACAATACCGTAATTGCCGCTGGCGCGGTTGTCACTGCGGGGAAATATGAAGGCAACGCCGTATATGGCGGCGTTCCTGCACGTAAATTAAAATCACTCATCGCATGA